CATCCCGGGCAGGCGCGATACGGCCTCCAGTTGGCGGACGGCCTCGCCCTCCACCCAGGACTGGGGCGAGGCGATGATGCGCACGGTGGCGGCCGTGGAGGTGTCAGAAGAAGGCGTGTTCATGATGGCCGCTTCGACGCGGTCCCTTCACGCGCCCTGACGCTCACGGCCCCAAGGCCTGCCCGGCTGCCTACTTGTGGTAGGGCTCGCCCTTCAGGATGGTGAACGCGCGGTAGAGCTGCTCGATGAGCACCACCCGCGCCAGCCGGTGGGGCAGCGTCATCCGCGACAACGACATCACCTGATGCGCCGCGCCACGCACCGAGTCGTCCAGGCCCTCGTCCCCGCCGATGACGAAGAGCAGGTCCTTCGAGCCCGTCTGCGCCTTGGCGACGTAGCGGGCGAGCTCCACCGAATCCAGCAGCGTGCCGCGCTCGTCCAGCGCGACAATCCAGTCCTGCGGCTTGCGCTTGCCCAGGATGGCGGCGGCCTCCGCGGACTTCGCCTCGCCGGGCTTGAGCTTGCGGCCCGACGCTTCGTTCAGCTCCAGCAGCTCGAAGCGCGTGTAGTGCTCGAGCCGCCGCGCGTACTCCTGCACGGCGGGCTCGAACAACCCGGAGCGGTCCTTGCCGATGGAGAGGAGGCGGACCTTCACGGGACTAGGACAGCTTCTCCCGGGGCGCGTCCGCCCACAGCCCGTCCAGGTCGTAGAAGGCGCGCACCTCGCCGTTGAACAGGTGGGCCACGACGTCGTCGTAGTCCAGCAGCACCCACTGGCCCGTCTCCAGGCCTTCCGTGCTGATGGGGCGCAGGGGCTGCGCCTCCTGCTTGAGCTGCACCTGGACGTTCTCCGCCATGGCGCTCACCTGGCGGTCGCTCTCGCCGGAGGCGATGACGATGTAGTCCGCGTAGGACGTCATCCCGCGCATGTCGAGGATGACGACGTCCGTGGCCTTCTTGTCCAGCAGCAGGTTGCCGATGCGGCGCGCCAGCTCACGCGCCTTCGCGTTCTCCGCGGGCTTGGGAGGCGCGGGCGGGGCGGCGGGCTTCGGAGCCTTCTTGCGCGCGGCGGCGGTCTTCTTGCGCGGCGGCGGACGCACGCCCGGCTTCGCCTTCTTGGCGGCCGTCGTCTTCTTGCGGGCCGGAGCCCGGGTCGCGCTCTTCGCCTTCGCCTTCTTGGATGCAGGGGTCTTCTTCTTCGTGGCCATGTGGCGGATACCCTAGCGCACCCTTGGCAAGCTTCCAGCGCTCCTCTAATGGGTTCCGTCCATGAGCGACGCCCGCCTGGAGCAGTTCAAGAAGATGACGGCCCAGTTCCCCGACGCCCCCATGGCCTGGTTCTCCCTGGGGAAGCTCCAACTGGAGCGCAAGGAGTACGACAGCGCCATCCAGAGTCTGGAGACCGCCGTCCGCCTGGACCCGAAGTATGCCGCGGCCCTCGTCTCCCTGGGGGATGCCTACGCGGGGGCCGGCCAGACGGACAAGGCGAAGCAGGTGCTCACCACCGCCCGGGACCACGCGCTCGCCCAGCAGCACCCCAGCCTGGCCGAGGAGATCGACGAGCGCATCGCCGACCTGGATTGATGGATTTCGCTCCTAGTCCTGGTCCCGCCAGGTGAAGCCCACGCCGAACACCTGGCGCGTGTAGCGCAAGTCATTGCGCGGCAGGCGCGTGCTCCAGAGGCCCCAGGACAGCTCCAGGTCCACGCGGGCGGAGACGGGCCGCGCCAGCTTGAGGGACAGCGAGTTCTGCCCCTCGTCCTCCTCCACCAGGATGATCTCCGGCGACAGGAAGATGCCGTCCGGGTAGCGCGCCAGGCCCAGCGTCCCCTGCGCCAGCAGCGTCACCCGCCACGGCAGCCGCAGCCCGGCGCTGCCGACGAGCCGGTGTCTCAGGGCCGTCTCACCGAAGCTGTTGGAGCTGACCTCCTGGAAGGCATAGGTGAGCGACAGCTTCACCGGCCCCCGGTACGTGTAGCCCGCCCCCGCCAGCAGCGCGCCGTCCTGCCGCCGCACGGGGGCCGCGCTGACGCCCGGGAAGGGCCGGGCGAAGGGGCCGTAGCGGCGAGAGCCCCATTCGCCGAACACGCTCAGGGTGTGACGCGGGCTCAGCCGGTAGCGGCCCAGGACGCCCACCTCCGGGCCGCCGAAGTCGGCCGTGTGGTCCGGGCGGTATACGAAGCGGCGGGCGCCCAGGCGAAGGCGCAGGGCCAGGCGCACGTCCGGGGCGTACTCGGCGAAGAGGCTGGCGCCCAGGTCCGAGTACGCGCGGCTGCCGCCCCGCCGGTCCTTGGCGTGGCCTTCCGCGCCCACGCCCCACTCGGAGCCCAGGGCGAGCGAGCCCTCCAGCGCGCCCGCCTGCACCAGGGTGTCCTCGTTGTCGTAGGCCAGGTACTTGCGCGCGCCCAGCTCGTACCGGCCCACCACCTGGGAGCGCTCGCCGGTGCCCCGTCCCTCCGCCACGCCCAGCACGCTCAGGGCCAGGTCCGCGCCGGGGCCGGGTGTGGCGCCGTCGGAGAAGTCGCGCGGGGCGTTGCTGTCCCCGAGCAGCCGGCCGGTGCCCCTCAGCGAGCCCTGCCACTCGGCCGCGCGCGCACCTCCGCCCCAGGGGATGCAGAGGGCCAGGAGGAGCGGGAGGAGGCGGCGGTCCAAGACGCGCGCACCATACTCCGGCCCGCTGGCATCCCCACGCTCGCAAGTGCCCTGTGCGGCCACGTCGTCCCGGGGACACCCGGGGTGTGCCCGCGGTCGGTGACGCCGCACCCGGCCGCCCGGTACATTGCGGCCATGTCTTACGCGTCCTTCCTCGCGGCGGTGGCCGGCCTGGGGCTCGCCGCCTGCTCCCCGGCGTCCTTCACCACGGAGGTCCAGGGCGAGGCGACGGTGCCCGCGAACCCCGCCGGCACCTCCACGCTCCTCAACGCCTTTCCCTCCATCAGCAGCTTCTCCGCGCTCGACTTCAACGAGAACCAGGACTTCAAGAACCGCGACGTCACCAAGGACGAGGTGACGCGCGTGCAGGTGAAGTCGATGACGCTCAAGGTCCTGAGCCCGAACGAGCAGGACTTCGGCTTCCTGGACTCGCTGGAGGCCGTGGCCCGCGCGGGCAACTCCGAGTCGCGCTTCGCGGGACGCGACGGCATCGCGGGCCTGCGCCTGAGCCCGCCCAACCCCACGGTGGGGTTGAACACGGACGGCAGCGTGGACCTGCGGCCCTACGTGGCCGCGCCCAGCATGTCCATCATCCTGCGCGGCACGGGGCGCCTGCCGGAGCGCGAGGTGCGCGTGCAGGCCACGGTGGTGCTGGAGGTGGAGGGCGGCCTGCTGTAGGGGCCCGCGGCTTCAGGGCGCCAGCGTCTTCGCGCGGCGCTCCAGCGCGCCCGCGCGCCCGTCCAACTCGCGCGCCAGGGACTCCAGGCGGGTGGCCTCCTGCTCCAGCGAGGACAGGTCCTCCAGGCCGCCCGCGGCCAGCGCCTGGGCGCGCACCGGGTCCACCTGGGGACGGCGGTCGCTGGCGGTGGCGGACAGGGCCGGGCTGTCCACGGCGGGATTGCCTCCGACTCCCGGGCCGTGGGTCGGGTCGCCCGCGTAGTCCGGAGACTCCACCATCGAGTCGGTCGGAATCACCTCCGGCTGCCGGCCGCCCCGCTGGGTGGGGGCCACCTGCAGGCCCCGGTCGCCCACCGTGCGCATGCGCAGGCGGCGGTCCTGGTCGTCGAACATGGACTCCTCGCCCAGGAAGTCGTTCATGCGGCGGTCCAGGTCGCGCTCCTCGCGCACCTCCGTGATGCGGGCCTTCAGGGCCTGGAGCCGCTGGCGCACCTTGTCCTGGGTGTCGCGCAGCGCGTCCGCCTGCGCGAGCAGGTCCTCTGGATCATCCCCGCGCGCCGCGCCATCCAGCGCTGGCACCTGGGAGGCGGGCAGCGCCGCGCGCACGGCCTCGCGTTCGCCGCGCACGGAGCGCATCTGCTCCAGCAGCCGTGCGCGCTCTGTCCGGTCCGTCGTCGCGTCCCACGCCGCGCGCAGCCGCGTCAGCTCCTGGGACAGCGCGCCGTGCAGCGCCAGGTGCGCGCGCTCCACCTCGCCGTCCGCGCCGGACACCGACTGCGCCAGCCCCGTCAGCTCCCCGCTCAGCTCCTGCGAACGGCGCAGCGCGGACTCCAGCTCACCGCCCGCCGTGAGCTTCCCCTGGCGCTGGGCCTTGAGCGCCTCGATGCGCGCGGCCACGCCGTTGAGCTCGTCGCGCAGCCCCTGCTGCCGGGTGCGCAGGGAGCGTGCCTCCGTGCGCGCCGTCTGCGCCTTCGCGCGCGCCTGCTCCAGGCCGGACGCCGCCCCGGCGGGAGCGGCCACGAACAGGCTCAGGAGGAGGGGGAGGGCGCGCAACATCATCGGGGGGACACCGTCAGCAAGGCGGATGCCAGTCCTTCCCTCCTACCCCGTTCCCAGGCCCGACGGAAAGCGCCCTGGTTCCGGGCACCTGCACGGGCAGGGTGGGACGGAGTGGGTGGGCCGGACGGTGGAAAGTCATGGGGCCGGGGCGCGGATGACGGATTTCCGAGGCCCCGGGGCCAGGCACCTCTCCTCGCCTACGGAGCCTCCTCGGGGCGTTCGCCGCGCGGCAGGAAGCCGTACTTCTCCAGCTTGTAGTAGAGCGCGGAGGTCTTGATGCCCAGCAGGCGGGCGGTCTCCGTCTTCACGCCGCCGGCCTTCTCGTAGGCGCGGGCGATGAGCTGGCGCTCCAGGTCCTCCAGGATTTCCGGCAGGGGGCGGTCGCCCTGGGGCACGGGCAGCCCCGCGTCCATGCGCGGCGTCTGGCCGGCCAGGTGCGAGGGCAAATCCTGCGGGGTGAGCGTCTCGCCCTCGGCGAAGACGAGCGCCTGTTCCATCACGTTCTCCAGCTCGCGCACGTTGCCGGGCCACGCGTGGCGGGTGAGCGCGTGCAGCGTCGCGTCGTCGATGCCGGTGACGCGCCGGTTGACCCGGGGCGCGTGCTTGGCGACGAAGTGGCGGGCGAGCGCGGGCAGGTCCTCGGGGCGCTCGCGCAGGGGCGGCAGGGTGAGCGGGACGATGTGCAGCCGGTAGTAGAGGTCCTCGCGGAAGCGGCCCGCCTTCACCTCCGCCTGGAGGTCGCGGTGCGTGGCGCTCACCACGCGCACGTCCACCTTGAGCGTCTCCTCTCCGCCCACGCGCTGCAGCTCCTTCTCCTGGAGCACGCGCAGCAGCTTCGTCTGCACGGAGGCGGGAATCTCTCCAATCTCGTCCAGGAAGAGGGTGCCTCCGTCGGCCAATTCGAAGCGCCCCAGCTTGCGCTTCACCGCGCCGGTGAAGGCGCCGCGCTCGTGGCCGAACAGCTCGCTCTCCAGGAGCGTCTCCGCCAGGGCCGCGCAGTGCACCACGACGAAGGGGCCGTCCTTGCGCGGGGAGCGCTGGTGGATCATCCGCGCGACCAGCTCCTTGCCGGTGCCGCTCTCGCCGCGCACCAGCACGGTGGCGTCGCTCGCGGCCACCTTGCGCACCTGGGCGAGCAGCCGCTGCATGGGCTCGCTGTCGCCCACGAGGTCGCGGTGGGTGAGGGCGGCGTCGGCGTCATGCGCGTCCGTGCGGGCGGTGAGGCGCTCCACCTGGCGGCGCGTGGCGGACAGCTCCAGGCCCTTGTCCACCTTGGCGCGCAGCACGTCCGGCGGGAAGGGCTTGGTGATGAAGTCGTAGGCGCCCTCCTGCATGGCCTGCACGGCGGTCTCGATGGTGCCGAACGCCGTCACCACCATGACGACGGCGCCAGGGTCCACCTGCTTGAGCGCGCGCGTCACGGCGATGCCGTCCATGCCGTCCATCTTCAGGTCCGTGACGACCAGGTCGAAGGGGCCCTTCTTGTACGCGGCGAGCCCGTCCGCCCCGCTGCGCACCGCGGACACGGTGTGGCCGGAGCGGGTGAGGGTGACGGTCATGCCCTCGCGGAGGGTGTCGTGGTCGTCGATGACGAGGATGCGGGCCATGCGCCTGCTCGGGAAGGAAGGGTGGGGTGCCACCGGTGGGTGGGCGGCGGAATGCACATGCCAGGCCACCCTACACCGGACCCGGCGGGGTGCAGGCGGGGGCTTCCGCGAAAGGGCTGGCGCAAAGGGCCGGGTGGGTGTCTATCCCGGCGCATGGCCCCCGTCTCCGCCGCCCTCACTGAATTGCTCGCGCGCCACGTCCCCACGGACGACAAGGAGCGCGAGGACCTCTCGCGCATGCGCGACTTCGCCACGTCGCTGAAGGAGCCCTTCTCCCGTTCGCAGGTGGAGGCGCACTTCACCGGCAGCGCGGTGGTGGTGGACGCGGCGGGCGGACGGGTGGCGATGCTGCACCACGCGAAGCTCAAGCGCTGGTTGCAGCCGGGCGGCCACGCGGAAGCGGGAGACGGCGGCGACATGGAGGCCACCGCGCTGCGCGAGGCCCGTGAGGAGACGGGCTGCCGCGTGTACCTGCACCCCACCGCGCCGCGCCCGCTGGACGTGGACGTGCACGTCATCCCCGCGCGCAAGGACGAGCCGGAGCATTGTCACCTGGACGTGCGCTACCTCGTGGTGGCGGAGGACCCCGAGTCGCTCGCGCATGACCCCGCGGAGTCGTTCGGCATCCAGTGGCTGGGCTGGGACGAAGCGCTGACGCGCGCGGATGAAGCGCCCCTGCGCCGCATGCTGAGCAAGGCGCGCGAGGTGCTGCGCGCGGGTGGCGCGGCGTAGGGCGCGTCAGGCGTTCGCGCCTCGCCCTGTCGCGTCCGGCGGGCAGGGCAGGGTCAGCGTGAAGACGGTCTCGCCCGGCGTGGAGCGCAGGGAGAGTTCGCCGCCGTGGGCCCGGACGATTTTACGCGCGAGCGGCAGGCCCAGCCCGGTGCCCTGCTCACGGGTGGTGAAGAAGGGCTCGAAGATGCGCTCACGCTCGGCTTCGGGCACGCCCGGGCCCGCGTCCTGGACGTCGATGGCATAGCGCCCGTCTCGCACCTCGCCGCGGATCCGCACGTGGCTCCCGCCTGGCGCGGCCTGCACGGCGTTCTTCACCAGGTTCACGAGCGCGGCGGTGAGCAGGCTGCCGTCCGCCTCCAGGTGCGCGGGCGCGGCGGCCACGTCCAGCGTCACGCCCTTGCCCTGCGCCTCCACGGAGAGTAGTTCGCAGGCGTTGGACACGAGGTCGGGC
The sequence above is drawn from the Corallococcus sp. NCRR genome and encodes:
- a CDS encoding 23S rRNA (pseudouridine(1915)-N(3))-methyltransferase RlmH, coding for MKVRLLSIGKDRSGLFEPAVQEYARRLEHYTRFELLELNEASGRKLKPGEAKSAEAAAILGKRKPQDWIVALDERGTLLDSVELARYVAKAQTGSKDLLFVIGGDEGLDDSVRGAAHQVMSLSRMTLPHRLARVVLIEQLYRAFTILKGEPYHK
- the rsfS gene encoding ribosome silencing factor, encoding MATKKKTPASKKAKAKSATRAPARKKTTAAKKAKPGVRPPPRKKTAAARKKAPKPAAPPAPPKPAENAKARELARRIGNLLLDKKATDVVILDMRGMTSYADYIVIASGESDRQVSAMAENVQVQLKQEAQPLRPISTEGLETGQWVLLDYDDVVAHLFNGEVRAFYDLDGLWADAPREKLS
- a CDS encoding tetratricopeptide repeat protein; protein product: MSDARLEQFKKMTAQFPDAPMAWFSLGKLQLERKEYDSAIQSLETAVRLDPKYAAALVSLGDAYAGAGQTDKAKQVLTTARDHALAQQHPSLAEEIDERIADLD
- a CDS encoding TetR family transcriptional regulator, coding for MMLRALPLLLSLFVAAPAGAASGLEQARAKAQTARTEARSLRTRQQGLRDELNGVAARIEALKAQRQGKLTAGGELESALRRSQELSGELTGLAQSVSGADGEVERAHLALHGALSQELTRLRAAWDATTDRTERARLLEQMRSVRGEREAVRAALPASQVPALDGAARGDDPEDLLAQADALRDTQDKVRQRLQALKARITEVREERDLDRRMNDFLGEESMFDDQDRRLRMRTVGDRGLQVAPTQRGGRQPEVIPTDSMVESPDYAGDPTHGPGVGGNPAVDSPALSATASDRRPQVDPVRAQALAAGGLEDLSSLEQEATRLESLARELDGRAGALERRAKTLAP
- a CDS encoding sigma-54-dependent transcriptional regulator: MARILVIDDHDTLREGMTVTLTRSGHTVSAVRSGADGLAAYKKGPFDLVVTDLKMDGMDGIAVTRALKQVDPGAVVMVVTAFGTIETAVQAMQEGAYDFITKPFPPDVLRAKVDKGLELSATRRQVERLTARTDAHDADAALTHRDLVGDSEPMQRLLAQVRKVAASDATVLVRGESGTGKELVARMIHQRSPRKDGPFVVVHCAALAETLLESELFGHERGAFTGAVKRKLGRFELADGGTLFLDEIGEIPASVQTKLLRVLQEKELQRVGGEETLKVDVRVVSATHRDLQAEVKAGRFREDLYYRLHIVPLTLPPLRERPEDLPALARHFVAKHAPRVNRRVTGIDDATLHALTRHAWPGNVRELENVMEQALVFAEGETLTPQDLPSHLAGQTPRMDAGLPVPQGDRPLPEILEDLERQLIARAYEKAGGVKTETARLLGIKTSALYYKLEKYGFLPRGERPEEAP
- a CDS encoding NUDIX hydrolase yields the protein MAPVSAALTELLARHVPTDDKEREDLSRMRDFATSLKEPFSRSQVEAHFTGSAVVVDAAGGRVAMLHHAKLKRWLQPGGHAEAGDGGDMEATALREAREETGCRVYLHPTAPRPLDVDVHVIPARKDEPEHCHLDVRYLVVAEDPESLAHDPAESFGIQWLGWDEALTRADEAPLRRMLSKAREVLRAGGAA